The following proteins are co-located in the Chryseobacterium daecheongense genome:
- the fabG gene encoding 3-oxoacyl-ACP reductase FabG has protein sequence MKCAIVTGGSRGIGRAICIKLAEEKNYHILINYTSNEEAAKETLAKVEEVGATGEILKFDVGNAEETLKVLGDWQESNADALVEVIVNNAGITRDGLFMWMKNEDWNSVINTSLNGFFNVTNFFIQKLLRNKYGRIINMVSVSGVKGTAGQTNYSAAKGALVGATKALAQEVAKRNITVNAVAPGFIRTDMTQEFNEDELKAMIPANRFGEAEEVADLVAFLASRKSSYITGEVININGGIYS, from the coding sequence ATGAAATGTGCAATTGTAACAGGTGGTTCCAGAGGTATAGGAAGGGCAATCTGTATAAAACTGGCTGAGGAGAAAAATTATCATATACTGATCAACTATACTTCTAATGAAGAGGCAGCAAAGGAAACATTGGCAAAAGTTGAAGAAGTTGGAGCCACTGGAGAAATTCTTAAGTTTGATGTGGGGAATGCGGAAGAAACCCTTAAGGTTTTAGGGGATTGGCAGGAAAGTAATGCCGATGCATTGGTTGAAGTGATCGTAAATAATGCAGGGATTACCAGAGACGGTCTGTTTATGTGGATGAAGAATGAAGACTGGAATAGTGTAATTAATACCAGTTTAAATGGTTTTTTCAATGTTACGAATTTTTTCATTCAGAAATTGTTGCGTAACAAATATGGCAGGATTATAAATATGGTTTCAGTTTCCGGTGTTAAAGGAACTGCCGGACAAACCAATTATTCCGCTGCAAAAGGAGCCTTAGTGGGTGCAACAAAAGCACTTGCGCAGGAGGTTGCCAAAAGAAATATCACGGTAAATGCAGTAGCTCCGGGATTTATAAGAACAGATATGACACAGGAGTTTAATGAAGATGAATTAAAGGCAATGATTCCTGCAAACAGATTTGGGGAGGCTGAAGAAGTGGCTGATCTGGTTGCATTTCTGGCTTCACGAAAATCCTCCTATATTACAGGAGAAGTGATTAATATTAATGGTGGTATTTATTCATAA
- a CDS encoding WG repeat-containing protein: MKKVLILSLIVLGKSIFAQQLALVKEKAKIGYIDKSGNYVIEPAYETARSFSDGLAAVKIKDMWGFVGKDGKMAIEPSFTKARDFNDGLCAVERDGIWFYINKNGEKLNMPYSDKLYDFNNGLALIKVSNKIGAFDTGGKVVIPAEYDVIKPFQNGYARISQNGLWGIIDTAGKVIVPVEYNDIGEYKNGATWAQKGKAYGIIDGSTFSIAEGADKVWDFGNQPITYARRNGKIGFVDKAGKWVIEPKFDKARAFNQNLAPAYSGGKWGYIDMKGNFVVEPAYNDAEVFSNDNLAPVKGKNWGFIDTSGKLVIPMDYDISVSFGFNEKNKGFNDGVSRVKKSGKWGFIDKTGSLVGNKWFYNAELFQN; this comes from the coding sequence ATGAAAAAAGTGTTGATTCTTTCTCTTATCGTATTGGGGAAAAGTATATTTGCTCAGCAGCTTGCATTGGTAAAAGAAAAGGCGAAAATAGGATATATTGATAAATCGGGAAATTACGTAATTGAACCTGCATATGAAACAGCAAGAAGTTTCTCTGACGGATTAGCAGCTGTGAAAATCAAAGATATGTGGGGGTTTGTAGGGAAAGATGGTAAAATGGCTATCGAACCTTCCTTCACGAAGGCGAGGGATTTCAATGATGGACTTTGTGCTGTGGAACGTGATGGAATTTGGTTCTATATCAATAAGAATGGAGAAAAGCTAAACATGCCGTATTCGGATAAATTATACGATTTTAACAATGGACTTGCCTTAATAAAAGTTTCAAATAAAATCGGAGCATTTGATACGGGCGGAAAGGTTGTAATACCCGCAGAATATGATGTTATCAAACCCTTTCAAAATGGTTATGCGAGGATTTCTCAGAACGGATTATGGGGAATTATTGATACAGCCGGAAAAGTGATTGTTCCTGTGGAATATAACGATATCGGAGAATATAAGAACGGAGCAACCTGGGCGCAGAAAGGAAAAGCTTATGGTATTATTGATGGAAGTACTTTTTCCATCGCTGAAGGTGCGGATAAGGTCTGGGATTTTGGAAACCAGCCCATTACTTACGCCCGCAGAAACGGAAAAATAGGATTTGTGGACAAAGCAGGAAAATGGGTGATAGAGCCTAAGTTTGATAAGGCGAGGGCATTTAATCAAAATTTAGCTCCTGCATATTCAGGAGGAAAATGGGGATATATTGATATGAAAGGAAACTTTGTAGTAGAACCTGCATATAATGATGCTGAAGTTTTTAGCAATGATAACCTGGCTCCAGTAAAGGGAAAGAATTGGGGATTCATTGATACTTCCGGTAAGCTTGTTATTCCGATGGATTATGATATTTCAGTAAGCTTTGGGTTCAATGAAAAAAATAAAGGTTTTAATGACGGCGTTTCCAGAGTGAAGAAATCCGGAAAATGGGGTTTTATTGATAAAACAGGATCCCTGGTGGGAAATAAATGGTTTTATAATGCAGAACTTTTTCAAAATTAA
- a CDS encoding aromatic amino acid ammonia-lyase gives MKIDNFLELRDFQKIIIENEKIELDDTLLTRVEESFQFLKEFSKNKVIYGVNTGFGPMAQFKISDEDTHQLQYNLIRSHSSGIGNPLPAAEVKACMLARLNTLSLGNSGVHSSVVYLLKELINRDVIPLVFEHGGVGASGDLVQLAHLALVLIGEGEVFYKGDRQPTKKVFETEGLEPIKVEIREGLALMNGTSVMSGIGAVNAYKANQLTEISIKLSCAINEIVQAYDDHFSEVLNGTKRHYGQQKIAEKMRAHLSDSKLIRKREDHLYTHFEEQEKVFKEKVQEYYSLRCVPQILGPVLDTLEYTEKVLENEINSANDNPIINVEDKHVYHGGNFHGDYISLEMDKLKLVVTKLTMLAERQLNYLLNSKINEILPPFVNLGKLGFNFGMQGVQFTATSTTAESQMLSNSMYVHSIPNNNDNQDIVSMGTNAAVICRKVIENAFEVLSIEAITVVQAIEYLGFQNKVSSSTKSLYDDIRKIIPAFSDDMVMYPYLEEVKQYFKNNKG, from the coding sequence ATGAAAATAGACAACTTTTTAGAACTGAGGGATTTTCAAAAAATTATTATTGAAAATGAGAAAATAGAACTGGATGATACACTTTTAACAAGAGTGGAAGAAAGCTTTCAGTTTTTAAAAGAATTTTCAAAGAATAAAGTAATATATGGTGTAAATACAGGTTTTGGGCCCATGGCTCAATTTAAAATCAGTGATGAAGACACCCATCAGCTTCAGTATAACCTGATCAGAAGCCATTCTTCAGGAATTGGGAATCCTCTTCCTGCAGCCGAAGTTAAGGCTTGTATGTTGGCGAGACTTAATACTTTGTCTTTGGGAAATTCCGGTGTTCATAGTTCTGTAGTTTATTTACTTAAAGAATTGATAAACAGGGATGTTATCCCTCTTGTTTTTGAACATGGAGGAGTGGGAGCAAGTGGGGATTTGGTCCAGCTTGCCCATTTGGCATTGGTTCTGATTGGTGAAGGGGAAGTATTTTATAAAGGAGATAGGCAACCAACAAAAAAAGTTTTTGAAACGGAAGGATTAGAGCCGATAAAAGTTGAGATCAGGGAAGGATTAGCTTTAATGAACGGAACTTCTGTAATGTCTGGTATCGGAGCTGTAAATGCTTATAAAGCGAACCAGCTTACTGAAATATCCATAAAGCTTTCCTGCGCGATTAATGAGATTGTTCAGGCTTATGATGATCATTTCTCAGAGGTTTTAAACGGAACCAAAAGACATTATGGACAGCAGAAAATTGCTGAAAAAATGAGAGCCCATTTATCTGACAGTAAACTGATCAGAAAAAGAGAAGATCATTTGTATACCCACTTCGAAGAGCAGGAAAAAGTATTTAAAGAAAAGGTTCAGGAATATTATTCATTAAGATGTGTTCCTCAGATTTTGGGACCTGTACTGGATACTTTGGAATACACAGAGAAAGTCCTTGAGAATGAGATCAATTCCGCAAATGATAATCCAATCATCAACGTTGAAGATAAACATGTATATCATGGTGGAAACTTCCATGGTGATTACATTTCGCTGGAGATGGATAAACTAAAGTTGGTCGTAACTAAATTAACAATGCTTGCAGAAAGACAATTGAACTATCTTTTGAATTCCAAGATCAATGAAATTTTACCTCCTTTTGTTAATTTAGGAAAATTAGGATTTAACTTCGGAATGCAGGGTGTTCAATTTACAGCTACTTCTACTACTGCTGAAAGCCAGATGCTGTCGAATTCTATGTATGTCCACAGTATTCCTAACAATAATGATAACCAGGATATTGTAAGTATGGGAACGAATGCAGCGGTTATTTGCAGAAAAGTAATAGAAAATGCTTTTGAGGTGTTAAGTATAGAAGCGATCACAGTTGTTCAGGCAATCGAATATCTTGGTTTCCAGAATAAAGTGTCCTCTTCAACAAAAAGCTTATATGATGATATCAGAAAAATCATCCCGGCATTCTCTGACGATATGGTGATGTACCCTTATCTGGAAGAGGTGAAACAATATTTTAAAAACAACAAAGGATGA
- a CDS encoding NAD(P)/FAD-dependent oxidoreductase, whose translation MGKEFVDVLVIGAGPSGCVSSSYLKKNNINVKVVEKARFPRLVVGESLIPRVMDHFDEAGLFPALDKMNFEKKLGARFLRGDEVCLFDFSDKFGEGWDWTWQVPRADFDNTLANEVINKGIDLEFETEVIDIRFEGTDSVTTVKNKNGEMKEIHAKFVIDSSGYGRVLPRLLDLEKPSKLSPHSAIFSHVEDINRETGTEGTLISFDIIETEVWLWVIPFSNGNTSVGIVGPTDYIEKLAENGDTTEALRKAISLSDYYVKRFGNVDFIFEPKKLVDYSCSVKKLYGDGFALTGNASEFLDPVFSSGMAFATESGMLAAKLAIRQLNGETIDWQKEYADYILYGVDVFTTYVKEWYTGNLQELFFHRPENEDVKRKICAVLAGYVWNKDNPFVKKHDTVIKNLANLIKIEKQQQELQ comes from the coding sequence ATGGGTAAAGAGTTTGTAGACGTTCTTGTAATCGGTGCCGGACCTTCAGGATGTGTATCTTCCTCATACTTAAAGAAGAACAACATCAATGTAAAGGTTGTTGAGAAAGCCAGATTCCCAAGATTGGTCGTTGGCGAAAGCCTAATTCCCAGAGTAATGGATCACTTTGATGAAGCCGGACTTTTCCCTGCCCTGGACAAAATGAACTTTGAAAAAAAACTGGGAGCCCGCTTCCTGAGAGGTGATGAAGTCTGCCTGTTTGATTTCAGTGACAAATTCGGAGAAGGTTGGGACTGGACCTGGCAGGTTCCCAGAGCTGATTTTGATAATACACTTGCCAACGAAGTCATCAATAAAGGAATTGACCTTGAATTTGAAACAGAAGTAATCGACATCAGGTTTGAAGGAACCGATTCTGTGACCACCGTAAAAAATAAGAATGGCGAGATGAAAGAGATTCATGCAAAATTCGTTATTGACTCCAGTGGTTATGGAAGGGTATTGCCTCGTTTACTTGATCTGGAAAAACCTTCAAAACTATCTCCTCACTCCGCTATTTTTTCGCATGTTGAAGATATCAATAGAGAAACGGGAACGGAAGGAACCTTAATCTCTTTCGATATCATTGAAACTGAAGTATGGCTTTGGGTCATTCCTTTTTCTAATGGAAATACAAGCGTAGGAATTGTAGGTCCTACAGATTATATTGAAAAGCTTGCAGAAAATGGTGACACAACGGAAGCTCTCAGAAAAGCAATTTCACTCTCGGATTATTATGTGAAACGTTTTGGAAACGTAGACTTTATCTTTGAACCTAAAAAACTAGTTGATTACTCTTGCTCTGTAAAAAAACTATACGGTGACGGGTTCGCCCTTACGGGAAATGCATCAGAATTTTTAGATCCTGTTTTTTCATCGGGGATGGCATTTGCTACAGAATCCGGAATGCTGGCGGCCAAACTTGCCATCAGACAATTGAACGGGGAAACTATTGACTGGCAAAAAGAATATGCTGATTACATACTATACGGTGTAGATGTTTTTACCACTTATGTAAAAGAATGGTATACAGGAAACTTACAGGAGCTGTTCTTCCACAGGCCGGAAAACGAAGATGTCAAAAGAAAAATATGTGCAGTCCTGGCGGGTTATGTGTGGAATAAAGACAATCCTTTTGTAAAGAAGCACGATACTGTCATAAAAAATCTTGCTAACCTGATTAAAATAGAAAAACAACAACAAGAATTACAATAA
- a CDS encoding AMP-binding protein: MEFYPSIEKSNLPEIKQFQEKKLQELLIYLEKNSPFYQRLFKENNISCGDVQSLEDLRKIPTTSKDDLQQHNHDFFCIPPGEIVDYSTTSGTLGDPVTFGLSDKDLERLAYNEAISFACAGVQKGDVVQMITTIDKRFMAGLAYFLGLRKMGVSVVRMGPGIPELQWDSIFRYKPKYLITVPSFLLKMIDYAEKNGIDYKNSSVYGAVCIGESIKNQDFTDNILSQKIKEKWNIKLFSTYASTEMSTAFTECEFQVGGHQHPELIITEILDDNENPVQEGESGELTITTLDVEAIPLLRFKTGDIVKAHYEPCQCGRNTMRLGPVIGRKQQMIKYKGTTLYPPAMNDILNDFNNLQCYQIVIQSNEIGLDEIIIKISTDSESENFVSEVRDHFRAKLRVSPKIEIVEFETLSKVVHNPNSRKPITFIDMR, translated from the coding sequence TTGGAATTCTATCCATCAATCGAAAAATCAAACCTTCCTGAAATTAAACAGTTTCAGGAAAAAAAACTTCAGGAACTTCTAATTTATCTTGAAAAGAATTCGCCGTTTTACCAGAGATTATTTAAAGAAAATAATATCAGCTGTGGTGATGTTCAATCTTTGGAAGATTTACGGAAGATTCCTACCACCTCAAAGGATGATCTGCAGCAGCATAACCATGATTTCTTCTGTATTCCTCCAGGGGAGATTGTAGATTACAGTACGACTTCGGGAACTTTAGGAGATCCGGTAACCTTTGGGCTATCTGATAAAGATCTCGAAAGGTTAGCTTATAATGAAGCTATTTCTTTTGCTTGTGCGGGAGTACAGAAAGGAGATGTAGTGCAGATGATTACTACGATCGACAAAAGATTTATGGCAGGTTTAGCTTATTTTCTGGGACTGCGGAAAATGGGTGTCAGTGTTGTAAGGATGGGACCTGGAATTCCGGAATTACAATGGGATTCTATTTTCAGGTATAAGCCTAAATACCTGATCACAGTTCCTTCTTTTCTCCTAAAAATGATAGATTATGCAGAAAAGAATGGGATTGATTATAAAAATTCCAGCGTTTATGGAGCTGTTTGTATTGGGGAAAGTATCAAAAACCAGGATTTTACAGATAATATTCTTTCGCAGAAAATCAAGGAGAAATGGAATATTAAACTTTTTTCTACATATGCCTCCACAGAAATGAGTACGGCATTTACCGAATGTGAGTTTCAGGTGGGGGGACATCAGCATCCGGAGCTGATCATTACAGAAATACTTGATGATAATGAAAATCCTGTACAGGAAGGTGAAAGTGGTGAATTGACTATTACTACTTTGGATGTGGAAGCTATACCATTGCTTCGATTTAAAACAGGAGATATTGTAAAAGCACATTATGAGCCTTGTCAATGCGGGCGTAACACCATGCGTCTTGGACCTGTGATCGGAAGGAAGCAGCAGATGATCAAATATAAAGGGACAACACTTTATCCACCTGCAATGAATGATATTTTGAATGATTTTAATAATTTACAATGTTATCAGATTGTTATTCAATCTAATGAAATCGGGCTGGATGAGATCATCATTAAAATTAGTACGGATAGTGAGTCTGAAAATTTCGTAAGCGAAGTACGGGATCACTTCCGGGCTAAGCTAAGGGTAAGTCCTAAGATTGAAATTGTGGAATTTGAGACTTTATCTAAAGTTGTACATAATCCCAACAGCAGGAAACCGATTACTTTTATTGATATGAGATAG
- a CDS encoding M23 family metallopeptidase, which yields MNENHFQIIAYYLFVSGNLMLAQNSYPQNYFRNPLNIPIQLAANFGAVRPNHFHMGLDIRTNSQENLPVVAAAEGYVSRIKVERYGFGNAVYITHPNGYTTVYAHLNKYFDQLDAFVKEMQYKDEKWEQDITFSPRQFPVAKGQMIALSGNTGGSAGPHLHFEIRDTKTEECLNPLLFGFNIPDNVAPIVSGLYWYDRRFSSYEPGANDVSVKKSGNTYTANIIYVNSPVVSLAIKAVDKANKGFNLGIYEAQLLMDNKLIYSFTIDKVSYDDTRYINGCIDYAKFIRDKMSIQHLSVLPGMKLSDYSSGSNGIINLPDDAIHDIEIVLKDTNGNTSRLTTQIQWIKTSEGIVEGAQTIHPNEARTIKTENAEINLSKNALYDAINFKMSERSDSDAVSNAVILHNLYVPIHDHYALKIKPNRKLNDEEKNRLVIELNYGSDKEFIKGKWNGSYLEGQFKRLGVARILLDNSVPSVSPNWKEGALIAGSSLILRGKTDIGDVESFRAELDGKWLRFARIKDNFVYLFDEKCPKGSGVHTLKVTTTNTAGNMNTQTFTFQR from the coding sequence TTGAATGAAAACCATTTCCAGATTATTGCTTATTATTTATTTGTGAGCGGGAACCTGATGCTGGCTCAAAATAGCTATCCTCAAAACTACTTTAGAAATCCTTTAAATATCCCGATACAGCTGGCGGCTAATTTCGGTGCTGTACGGCCAAATCATTTTCACATGGGGCTGGATATACGGACGAACAGTCAGGAAAATCTTCCCGTAGTAGCTGCTGCGGAAGGTTATGTAAGCAGAATAAAGGTTGAACGCTATGGTTTTGGCAATGCTGTTTATATTACACATCCTAATGGTTATACTACTGTTTATGCCCATTTAAACAAATATTTTGATCAGCTTGACGCATTCGTAAAAGAAATGCAGTATAAAGATGAAAAGTGGGAGCAGGATATTACTTTTTCTCCACGCCAGTTTCCTGTAGCGAAAGGGCAGATGATCGCTTTAAGTGGAAATACCGGCGGATCCGCCGGACCCCATCTGCATTTTGAAATCAGAGATACAAAAACGGAAGAGTGTCTGAATCCGTTGTTGTTTGGTTTTAACATTCCGGACAATGTTGCCCCCATAGTGAGTGGTTTGTATTGGTATGACAGACGGTTCAGTAGTTATGAGCCTGGGGCGAATGATGTCTCTGTTAAAAAATCAGGAAATACTTATACGGCCAATATCATATACGTCAATTCTCCGGTTGTGAGCTTAGCCATTAAAGCTGTGGATAAAGCTAATAAGGGTTTTAATCTCGGGATCTATGAAGCACAGCTTTTGATGGATAATAAATTAATATACAGCTTTACAATAGATAAAGTGAGTTATGATGATACCCGTTATATCAATGGTTGTATCGATTACGCAAAGTTCATTCGTGATAAAATGAGTATTCAGCATTTGTCTGTATTACCGGGAATGAAGCTTTCTGATTACAGTTCCGGATCAAATGGGATTATAAACCTTCCTGATGATGCGATTCATGATATTGAAATTGTATTAAAAGATACTAATGGAAATACCAGTCGGCTAACAACCCAAATCCAATGGATTAAAACCTCAGAAGGAATAGTTGAGGGTGCCCAGACAATACATCCTAATGAAGCAAGGACAATAAAAACAGAGAATGCGGAAATCAATTTGAGCAAAAATGCTCTTTATGACGCAATTAATTTTAAAATGTCTGAAAGATCTGATTCGGATGCAGTTTCAAATGCTGTCATATTACACAATCTCTATGTTCCCATTCATGATCATTATGCTCTGAAAATAAAACCCAACCGGAAATTAAATGATGAAGAAAAGAACCGCTTGGTAATTGAGCTTAACTATGGAAGTGATAAAGAGTTTATTAAAGGAAAGTGGAATGGTAGCTATCTCGAAGGACAATTTAAGAGATTGGGGGTAGCGAGAATTCTTTTGGATAATAGTGTGCCATCGGTTTCTCCAAACTGGAAAGAAGGTGCGCTTATAGCAGGCAGTTCTTTGATCCTCAGAGGGAAAACGGATATTGGAGATGTAGAATCATTTCGTGCGGAACTGGATGGGAAATGGCTTCGTTTTGCCAGAATAAAAGATAATTTCGTTTATCTTTTTGATGAAAAATGTCCTAAAGGTTCGGGTGTACATACACTAAAAGTGACAACAACCAATACTGCAGGAAACATGAATACACAAACTTTTACATTTCAGAGATAA